In one window of Flavobacterium ginsengisoli DNA:
- a CDS encoding peptidase domain-containing ABC transporter, translating to MPTLDLKQITKTHILQLDQSDCGPSCLLSIIKLYNGNSSLEKIRELSGTTKQGTTMLGLFQVANKLGFNAEGCEADINSLIEHNKPVILHLLIENQLEHYVVCYWYSKKDGFLIGDSAVGIYNLSIEQLENFWISKTCLTLEPNDTFITQKKQQSDQKKWFLNLLKEDYKLIWISVLLGVFVAGLGLAMALFSQKLVDDILPSNNIKKLISGIILLAILLSARVGISTLRQYFLLKQSKDFNNRINNSFFKELLQLPKSFFDNRKTGELVSRLNDTQRIQNVIKLLTSTLIIDILVSVISTVFLFLYSWKLGLICILSIPVYFFIIYRNNKKILGSQKKVMQSSATSESNFINTIQGISTVKTDNKQSIFNQLNRQIFTHYQDQIFNLGKINISLSWQSGLANVIFIIGILIYTSIQVFNNEIKIGELMAILGISGSLLPSIANLALISIPINEAKVAFNRMYEFSSIEKENEDGLEIFEIESISIQNLSFRFAGRSELFHSIDIEISKRKLTAIVGESGNGKSTLGQILQRFYDYENGNIIVNNQYNLREIKLESYRNLLGVIPQEITIFNGTVIDNILLGTENTPENILNFIHEYGFEFYINQLPQGLMTIVGEEGINLSGGQKQIIALARALYKKPQFLIMDEATSAMDRNTENFTMQLLQKVKSDCAVLFISHRLNKLKNIADTIYILENKTISKFGNHEELVKSNNFYSEYWKEY from the coding sequence ATGCCTACATTAGATTTAAAACAAATTACAAAAACGCATATCTTACAGTTAGATCAATCTGATTGCGGTCCATCTTGTTTATTATCTATAATAAAATTATATAATGGAAATAGCTCTCTAGAAAAAATTAGAGAATTAAGCGGTACAACAAAGCAAGGTACGACTATGCTAGGTTTATTTCAAGTCGCTAATAAATTAGGTTTTAATGCTGAAGGATGTGAAGCTGATATAAACTCCCTAATTGAACATAACAAACCTGTCATTCTACATCTATTAATAGAAAATCAATTAGAACATTATGTAGTTTGCTACTGGTACTCTAAAAAAGACGGCTTTTTAATTGGGGATTCAGCAGTGGGAATTTACAATCTATCTATAGAACAATTAGAGAATTTTTGGATTTCTAAAACATGTTTAACTCTTGAACCAAATGATACTTTTATCACGCAAAAAAAACAGCAGAGCGATCAGAAAAAATGGTTTTTAAATCTCTTAAAAGAAGATTATAAATTAATTTGGATTTCAGTTTTACTTGGTGTTTTTGTTGCAGGTCTTGGATTGGCAATGGCTTTGTTTTCTCAAAAACTTGTAGATGATATTCTTCCATCTAATAATATCAAAAAATTAATTTCAGGAATTATTCTTCTGGCCATCCTGCTATCTGCCCGAGTTGGAATATCTACTTTAAGACAATACTTTCTTCTTAAACAATCAAAAGATTTTAATAATAGAATAAATAATTCTTTTTTTAAAGAGCTATTACAACTCCCTAAGTCTTTTTTTGACAATAGAAAAACAGGTGAACTAGTTTCGAGATTAAATGATACGCAACGTATACAAAATGTAATTAAGCTTCTAACAAGCACATTAATAATAGATATATTGGTATCGGTGATTTCAACTGTATTTTTATTTCTCTATTCTTGGAAACTAGGATTAATCTGCATTTTAAGTATTCCTGTTTACTTTTTCATAATTTATCGCAACAATAAAAAAATTCTAGGGTCTCAAAAAAAAGTGATGCAAAGTTCTGCAACTAGTGAGAGCAATTTTATAAATACAATACAAGGAATCTCAACTGTAAAAACAGACAACAAACAATCTATTTTTAATCAACTAAATAGGCAAATTTTTACTCACTATCAAGACCAAATATTTAACCTTGGAAAAATTAACATTTCCCTCTCTTGGCAATCTGGCTTAGCAAATGTTATATTCATAATCGGAATTTTAATTTATACTTCTATACAAGTTTTTAATAATGAAATTAAAATAGGAGAATTAATGGCAATTTTAGGCATCTCTGGCTCTTTGCTTCCTTCAATTGCCAATTTAGCTTTAATATCCATTCCAATAAATGAAGCAAAAGTTGCCTTTAACAGAATGTACGAATTTTCATCTATTGAAAAAGAAAACGAAGACGGCTTAGAAATTTTTGAAATTGAATCTATTTCAATTCAAAATCTCTCTTTTAGATTTGCAGGAAGAAGCGAACTTTTCCACAGTATTGATATTGAAATTTCAAAAAGAAAATTAACTGCTATCGTTGGCGAAAGTGGGAATGGAAAAAGCACTCTCGGACAAATATTGCAACGTTTTTATGATTATGAAAATGGAAACATTATTGTAAATAATCAATACAATTTAAGAGAAATAAAACTTGAAAGTTATAGAAATCTATTAGGCGTAATCCCTCAAGAAATTACAATATTTAACGGAACTGTCATTGATAACATTCTTCTAGGAACTGAAAATACTCCCGAAAATATTTTAAATTTTATCCACGAATATGGATTTGAATTTTACATTAATCAATTGCCTCAAGGTTTAATGACCATTGTAGGCGAAGAGGGAATTAATCTAAGTGGCGGGCAAAAACAAATTATTGCATTAGCCAGAGCATTATACAAAAAACCTCAATTTTTAATTATGGATGAAGCCACTTCTGCCATGGATAGAAATACTGAAAATTTTACCATGCAATTACTTCAAAAAGTAAAATCAGATTGTGCTGTATTATTCATTTCTCATCGCCTAAACAAACTTAAAAATATAGCTGATACTATTTACATATTAGAAAATAAAACAATATCTAAATTTGGCAATCATGAAGAATTAGTGAAATCTAACAATTTTTATAGTGAGTATTGGAAAGAATACTAA
- a CDS encoding TlpA family protein disulfide reductase, with the protein MKKAFRKILILLIISASVCLGFQIILKINHKKEIEKNTKMIPNFSFLDLNGKLFENKNLKKTAPIIFIYFNTDCEYCNEETKMIQENIERFKNIQIIFISFENINQIKKFAKHYKLNHYDNVHFLHDTKATFASTFDVNSLPCILLYDQNQELIEKIKGQTKPEILIKKLKIE; encoded by the coding sequence ATGAAAAAAGCATTCCGAAAGATTCTAATCTTATTAATAATTAGTGCTTCTGTTTGTTTAGGTTTTCAAATAATTTTGAAAATCAATCATAAAAAAGAGATTGAGAAAAACACAAAAATGATTCCTAATTTTTCTTTTTTAGATTTAAATGGAAAGTTGTTTGAAAACAAAAATTTAAAAAAAACAGCTCCTATAATATTTATTTACTTCAACACAGATTGTGAATATTGTAATGAAGAAACCAAAATGATACAGGAGAATATCGAACGATTCAAAAACATTCAGATCATATTTATATCATTTGAAAATATCAATCAGATAAAAAAATTCGCGAAACATTATAAACTAAATCATTATGATAATGTTCATTTTCTGCATGATACAAAAGCTACTTTTGCTTCTACATTTGATGTAAACTCCCTGCCTTGCATTCTACTATATGATCAAAATCAAGAACTCATAGAAAAAATTAAAGGACAAACAAAACCTGAAATCTTGATTAAAAAATTAAAAATAGAATAA